The following are encoded in a window of Plectropomus leopardus isolate mb chromosome 23, YSFRI_Pleo_2.0, whole genome shotgun sequence genomic DNA:
- the LOC121962093 gene encoding F-box/WD repeat-containing protein 7-like: MGFYGTLKLIFYKMKRKLDHGPDGRPFPSGKKHCKGNGYLSPSSLVQATTPTTFGDLRLANGHSAQRRRVTSGPPPSGLQDWLHTFQAWSGPERLLALDELIDRCETSQVKHMMQVIEPQFQRDFISLLPKELALYVLTFLAPRDLLQAAQTCRYWRILAEDNLLWREKCREEGVSEYSSSHRRKCARPGAAVSPWKSAYIRQHRIENNWRKGDTREPMVLKGHDDHVITCLQFSGDLIVSGSDDNTLKVWSAITGKCLRTLTGHTGGVWCSQMAVATVISGSTDRTLRVWDAESGECVHTLYGHTSTVRCMHLHGNRVVSGSRDTTLRVWDVSTGRCEHVLTGHVAAVRCVQYDGRRVVSGGYDYMVKVWDPETEACLHTLQGHTNRVYSLQFDGAFVVSGSLDTSIRVWDAETGGCVHTLSGHQSLTSGMELRDNILVSGNADSTVRVWDVRTGQCLHTLQGPNKHQSAVTCLQFCRGLVLSSSDDGTVKLWDLKTGAWLRDVVALQSRGSGGVVWRIRASDTRLVCAAGSRNGTEETKLLVLDFDLDDRKKETE, translated from the exons ATGGGTTTCTACGGCACCTTGAAGCTCATCTTCTACAAA ATGAAGAGGAAGTTGGATCACGGTCCAGACGGCCGTCCGTTCCCTTCAGGGAAGAAACACTGCAAAGGCAACGGATACCTCag TCCCTCCAGTCTGGTTCAGGCCACCACGCCCACCACCTTCGGCGACCTGCGGTTGGCCAATGGGCATTCGGCTCAGCGGCGGCGTGTCACCTCTGGCCCGCCCCCCTCCGGCCTGCAGGACTGGCTTCATACCTTCCAG GCGTGGAGCGGCCCCGAGAGGCTGCTGGCTCTGGACGAGCTGATCGACAGGTGTGAGACGAGTCAGGTGAAGCACATGATGCAGGTCATCGAGCCGCAGTTCCAGAGAGACTTCATCTCCCTGCTGCCCaaagag ttggCGCTGTACGTGCTGACCTTCCTGGCTCCCAGAGACCTGCTGCAGGCCGCTCAGACCTGCAGGTACTGGAGGATCCTGGCTGAGGACAACCTGCTGTGGAGGGAGAAGTGCCGCGAGGAAG GTGTGTCGGAGTATTCGTCGTCTCATCGGAGGAAGTGTGCGCGGCCCGGCGCGGCGGTCAGTCCGTGGAAATCGGCCTACATTAGACAACACCGCATAGAGAACAACTGGAGGAAGGGGGACACGCGAGAGCCAATG gtgttGAAAGGTCACGACGACCACGTGATCACGTGTCTGCAGTTCAGCGGCGACCTCATCGTCAGCGGCTCCGACGACAACACGCTCAAAGTCTGGTCGGCCATCACGGGCAAG tgtctgCGGACGTTGACGGGTCACACCGGCGGCGTGTGGTGCAGTCAGATGGCGGTCGCCACGGTGATCAGCGGCTCCACCGACCGAACGCTGCGTGTGTGGGACGCCGAGAGCGGCGAGTGTGTCCACACGCTGTACGGACACACGTCCACTGTGCGCTGCATGCATCTCCACGGCAACCg GGTGGTTTCGGGTTCTCGGGACACGACGCTGCGCGTGTGGGACGTGTCGACGGGCCGCTGCGAGCACGTGCTGACGGGCCACGTGGCGGCGGTGCGCTGCGTCCAGTACGACGGGCGCCGCGTGGTGTCGGGCGGCTACGACTACATGGTGAAGGTTTGGGACCCCGAGACGGAGGCGTGTCTTCACACACTGCAGGGACACACCAACAGAGTGTACTCgctgcag TTTGACGGTGCGTTCGTGGTGAGCGGCTCGTTGGACACTTCAATCAGAGTCTGGGACGCAGAGACAG GTGGGTGTGTCCACACGCTGTCGGGCCACCAGTCTCTGACCAGCGGCATGGAGCTGCGAGACAACATCCTGGTGTCCGGGAACGCCGACTCGACGGTGCGAGTGTGGGACGTCCGGACGGGACAGTGTCTCCACACGCTGCAAG GGCCCAATAAGCACCAGTCGGCGGTGACGTGCCTGCAGTTCTGCAGAGgtctggttctgtccagctccGATGACGGGACGGTCAAACTGTGGGACCTGAAGACCGGAGCCTGGCTGCGAGACGTGGTGGCCCTGCAGAGCCGCGGATCAG GTGGCGTGGTGTGGCGAATCAGAGCGTCCGACACGCGGCTGGTGTGCGCCGCCGGCAGCAGGAACGGGACAGAGGAGACCAAACTGCTGGTGCTGGACTTTGACCTGGACGACCGGAAGAAGGAGACGGAGTGA
- the LOC121962482 gene encoding serine/threonine-protein kinase DCLK2-like, translating into MSLSKTLELEHFDEREKVRRGRSTRTKRDDSTASAGGGGSGPSSRGSSLVPSPAHSANCSYYRTRTLQALTSEKRAKKVRFYRNGDRYFKGLVYAVSSDRFRSYDALLMELTRSLADNLHLPQGVRSIYTIDGSKKITSMDELVEGTTLFFLCLVTAFFLTLI; encoded by the coding sequence ATGTCTTTGAGTAAGACCCTCGAGCTGGAGCACTTTGACGAACGCGAAAAGGTCCGCCGGGGGCGCTCCACCCGCACTAAGAGAGATGACTCCACCGCCAGCGCTGGCGGCGGCGGGTCCGGCCCCAGCTCCAGGGGCAGCAGCTTGGTCCCTAGCCCCGCCCACAGCGCCAACTGCAGCTACTATCGGACCCGAACCCTGCAGGCGCTCACCTCGGAGAAACGGGCCAAAAAGGTGCGATTCTACCGCAACGGAGACCGGTACTTCAAGGGTCTGGTGTACGCTGTTTCCAGCGACCGGTTCCGCTCCTATGATGCACTGCTGATGGAGCTGACGCGTTCGTTGGCGGATAACCTGCATCTGCCACAAGGGGTGCGCTCGATTTACACTATAGATGGCAGCAAGAAGATCACCAGTATGGACGAGCTGGTCGAAGgtacaactttatttttcctttgcCTTGTTACTGCCTTTTTCTTGACATTAATTTAG